A window of Parambassis ranga chromosome 10, fParRan2.1, whole genome shotgun sequence contains these coding sequences:
- the xiap gene encoding E3 ubiquitin-protein ligase XIAP — MCDLRQDGVLEADGPGDFSMINSRLDSFRGSNLAQQVPAERLARAGFYFTGPSDRVRCFSCQKTVENWCRGDTPVERHKEVSPSCKFLSCIHRNSSDTPLTNGSIYDEEAEDVQYRLRRGEVVDETTYPMAPHMRSEEARLQTFSSWPCNAPVRPRDLAQAGLFYLGESDHVQCFCCGGKLHGWEAGDTAWEEHTKHYRYCFFILGHDVGNIPFQGGMLEEEYGNSSQESNRHVHMESFEERLCSFEGVQHPIDHEKLARAGFYSEGSGDKVLCFRCGGGLKGWQPEEDPWEEHAKHYPGCNFLLAEKGQEFVNSVQLQGPQQNRPTPSHQNGFSGARNDEDPLEKLQRLQREKQCKICMDRDICMVFIPCGHLVSCKECSESLIKCPICSGAIMQKVKTYIA; from the exons ATGTGTGATCTTAGACAAGATGGCGTTTTGGAGGCAGATGGTCCGGGAGATTTTTCCATGATAAACAGTCGGCTGGACTCGTTCCGTGGCTCTAACCTGGCCCAGCAGGTACCAGCAGAAAGACTGGCACGGGCTGGCTTCTACTTTACTGGCCCCTCTGACCGTGTCCGCTGTTTCAGCTGTCAGAAGACTGTGGAAAACTGGTGCAGGGGAGACACACCCGTAGAAAGGCACAAAGAG GTTTCCCCATCATGCAAGTTTCTCAGTTGTATCCACCGCAACAGTTCAGATACTCCACTGACTAATGGTTCCATCTACgatgaagaagcagaagatGTGCAATATCGTTTAAGAAGGGGAGAAGTGGTTGATGAGACCACATACCCTATGGCCCCTCACATGAGGAGTGAAGAAGCAAGACTTCAGACCTTCTCTTCTTGGCCCTGCAATGCTCCTGTTAGACCCCGGGATCTTGCTCAAGCTGGCCTCTTCTACTTGGGTGAGAGTGACCATGtgcagtgtttctgctgtggAGGAAAGCTGCATGGCTGGGAAGCAGGGGACACCGCCTGGGAAGAGCACACCAAACATTATCGCTACTGCTTCTTCATTCTTGGCCATGATGTGGGGAACATCCCATTCCAAGGGGGTATGTTAGAGGAGGAATATGGCAACAGCAGTCAGGAGTCAAACAGACATGTCCATATGGAGAGCTTTGAGGAGAGGCTGTGTAGCTTTGAAGGTGTCCAGCATCCGATTGACCATGAAAAACTTGCCAGAGCTGGCTTCTACAGTGAAG GGTCTGGAGACAAAGTGTTATGTTTCCGTTGTGGTGGTGGTTTGAAAGGTTGGCAGCCTGAGGAAGACCCATGGGAAGAACATGCCAAACACTACCCAGG atgcAACTTCTTGTTAGCAGAAAAAGGACAAGAGTTTGTCAACAGTGTCCAGCTTCAAGGACCACAACAAAATAGACCT ACTCCAAGTCATCAGAATGGATTTTCAGGAGCCAGGAAtg ATGAGGATCCGTTGGAGAAACTGCAAaggctgcagagggaaaaaCAGTGCAAAATCTGCATGGACAGAGATATTTGTATGGTGTTCATCCCATGCGGTCACTTGGTCTCCTGCAAGGAGTGTTCAGAGTCACTCATCAAGTGTCCAATCTGCTCCGGGGCCATAATGCAGAAGGTCAAGACCTATATTGCTTAA
- the psmd10 gene encoding 26S proteasome non-ATPase regulatory subunit 10 yields the protein MEGSVSNVEVCNFAYTGQFEKLKQCILSDKTLACKTDQDHRTALHWACSAGHTNIVEFLLDLGVEVNLQDDASWTPLHIAASAGREDIVRSLISKGAQLNSVNQNGCTPLHYAASKDRYEIALLLLENGADPNATDKLDSTPLHRASAKGNYRLIQLLLKQSASTNIQDSQGNTPLHLACDEERVEAAKLLVEYGASIYIENKEEKTPIQIAKGGLGNILRRIVEG from the exons ATGGAGGGCTCTGTATCAAATGTGGAGGTGTGTAACTTTGCTTACACGGGGCAGTTCGAGAAATTAAAACAGTGCATCCTATCAGATAAAACGCTTGCCTGTAAAACGGATCAG GACCACAGAACAGCGCTGCATTGGGCTTGTTCTGCTGGCCACACCAATATTGTGGAGTTTCTGCTCGATCTGGGAGTGGAAGTGAATCTACAAGATGAT GCGTCATGGACTCCTTTGCATATTGCAGCATCAGCAGGCAGAGAAGACATTGTGAGATCTTTGATATCCAAAGGAGCTCAGCTGAACTCAGTAAATCAAAATGGATGCACCCCTCTGCACTATGCCGCTTCCAAAGACAGATATGAG ATTGCCTTGCTGTTGCTGGAAAACGGAGCAGACCCCAATGCCACCGACAAATTGGACTCTACTCCACTGCACAGAGCGTCCGCCAAGGGCAACTACCGCCTcatacagctgcttctgaaaCAGAGCGCCTCAACCAACATCCAGGactcacagggcaacacaccaCT CCATCTGGCGTGCGATGAGGAGCGTGTGGAGGCAGCCAAGTTGTTGGTGGAATATGGAGCAAGCATCTACATCgaaaacaaggaggagaagacCCCCATCCAGATAGCCAAAGGTGGTCTGGGCAACATACTTCGTCGGATTGTAGAGGGATGA
- the nxt2 gene encoding NTF2-related export protein 2, translating to MATTLDFRTHVDQSCRYSEEFVNIYYDCMDKKRRNLTRLYLDKATLVWNGNAVSGQDALGEFFESLPSSEFQVHTLDCQPVHEQATQGQTTLLVVTGGTVKFEGNKQRFFNQNFLLTAQASPNNDQPVWKIASDCFRFQDWNS from the exons ATGGCAACCACACTG GATTTCAGGACCCATGTCGACCAGTCATGCAGGTACTCAGAAGAATTTGTGAATATTTATTATGACTGCATGGATAAGAAAAGAAGG AACTTGACCCGGCTCTACCTAGACAAGGCAACCTTGGTGTGGAATGGGAATGCAGTGTCAGGACAGGATGCCTTGGGGGAGTTTTTTGAGTCACTGCCATCCAGCGAGTTCCAGGTTCACACACTGGATTGCCAGCCGGTACATG AACAAGCAACCCAAGGCCAGACAACCCTGCTTGTGGTGACTGGAGGGACAGTCAAGTTTGAAGGAAACAAACAACGCTTCTTCAACCAGAACTTTCTTCTAACTGCTCAGGCTTCACCCAACAATGACCAGCCTGTTTGGAAGATTGCCAGTGACTGTTTCCGATTTCAGGACTGGAACAGCTGA